A genomic region of Microlunatus sagamiharensis contains the following coding sequences:
- a CDS encoding DoxX family protein — MSSSYTPPTRPTGYATGTTATDGSRPTATDDPRPTGPEARDGLGDPAVKPVRPRGHVRDDLGLLVLRLGLAAVMIAHGYQKFFLQGGGSFAATQSGFAQLGVPYAQVAGVLIIVLELVGGLAMVVGLFTVVVGIAYAAAMALAVYLVHLPHGFFVADNGYEFAALTGVVALVLAVTGAGKISLDRALFGAKRRRRAREAREAGL; from the coding sequence GTGTCCAGCTCCTACACCCCGCCGACCCGGCCCACCGGGTACGCGACCGGCACGACGGCCACGGACGGCTCGCGCCCCACGGCCACGGACGATCCGCGCCCGACCGGCCCCGAGGCCCGCGACGGCCTCGGTGACCCCGCCGTCAAGCCGGTCCGGCCCCGCGGCCACGTCCGCGACGACCTCGGCCTGCTCGTCCTGCGCCTGGGCCTTGCCGCGGTGATGATCGCGCACGGCTACCAGAAGTTCTTCCTGCAGGGCGGCGGCTCGTTCGCCGCGACCCAGTCCGGCTTCGCGCAGCTGGGCGTCCCGTACGCGCAGGTGGCCGGCGTGCTGATCATCGTGCTCGAGCTGGTCGGCGGGCTCGCGATGGTCGTCGGGCTCTTCACCGTGGTCGTCGGGATCGCGTACGCGGCGGCGATGGCCCTGGCCGTCTACCTCGTGCACCTGCCCCACGGCTTCTTCGTCGCCGACAACGGCTACGAGTTCGCCGCCCTGACTGGCGTCGTCGCCCTCGTCCTCGCCGTCACCGGCGCGGGCAAGATCTCCCTCGACCGGGCGCTGTTCGGCGCCAAGCGCCGCCGCCGCGCCCGCGAGGCCCGCGAGGCCGGTCTCTAG
- a CDS encoding M18 family aminopeptidase → MPATDDPATAHVEDLAAFVRASPTSFHAAAEGARRLAAAGYVEQDEAEAWDAGPGGHFLVRDGALVAWRVPEGAGPLTPFRIVGSHTDSPTFQLKPRPDLSAYGWHQLGWEVYGGPLLNSWLDRELGLAGRLVLRDGRTELVRTGAVLRIPQLAIHLDRAIGETGLKLDRQHHTAPVFGVGLPGAGVLDHVASRIGASASDVDGYDLLAFDTASPAVFGAEGEFFASARLDNLASVHASVTALLAAGDSDEIAVLAAFDHEELGSASRSGASGPLLADVLTRTGAALGAGTDEQHRAWARSFCVSADAGHAVHPNYPERHDPANRPLLNSGPLLKINANQRYATEARGTARWRAVCRRAGVGVQAFVSNNAMPCGSTIGPLTATRLGIDVVDVGIPTLSMHSARELTGSRDPHDLARALTAYWSD, encoded by the coding sequence GTGCCCGCCACCGACGACCCCGCCACCGCCCACGTCGAGGACCTCGCGGCCTTCGTCCGGGCCTCGCCGACGTCCTTCCACGCCGCGGCCGAGGGCGCGCGCCGCCTGGCCGCGGCCGGTTACGTCGAGCAGGACGAGGCGGAGGCCTGGGACGCGGGCCCCGGCGGCCACTTCCTCGTGCGCGACGGCGCGCTCGTCGCCTGGCGCGTCCCGGAGGGTGCAGGGCCGCTGACGCCCTTCCGCATCGTCGGCTCCCACACCGACTCGCCGACCTTCCAGCTCAAGCCCCGGCCCGACCTGTCGGCGTACGGGTGGCACCAGCTCGGCTGGGAGGTCTACGGCGGGCCGCTGCTCAACTCCTGGCTCGACCGCGAGCTCGGCCTCGCCGGTCGCCTCGTGCTGCGCGACGGGCGCACCGAGCTCGTCCGCACCGGCGCGGTGCTGCGCATCCCGCAGCTCGCCATCCACCTCGACCGCGCGATCGGGGAGACGGGGCTCAAGCTCGACCGGCAGCACCACACGGCCCCCGTCTTCGGCGTGGGCCTGCCCGGCGCCGGGGTGCTCGACCACGTGGCGAGCCGGATCGGTGCGAGCGCGTCCGACGTCGACGGCTACGACCTGCTGGCCTTCGACACCGCGTCGCCGGCGGTCTTCGGCGCCGAGGGCGAGTTCTTCGCCTCCGCGCGCCTGGACAACCTCGCCTCCGTCCACGCGAGCGTGACCGCGCTGCTCGCGGCGGGGGACAGCGACGAGATCGCCGTGCTCGCCGCCTTCGACCACGAGGAGCTCGGCAGCGCGAGCCGCTCGGGCGCCTCCGGACCCCTGCTCGCCGACGTGCTGACGCGCACCGGCGCCGCGCTCGGCGCGGGCACCGACGAGCAGCACCGCGCCTGGGCGCGCTCCTTCTGCGTGTCCGCCGACGCGGGCCACGCGGTCCACCCCAACTACCCCGAGCGCCACGACCCCGCCAACCGGCCGCTGCTCAACTCGGGCCCGCTGCTCAAGATCAACGCCAACCAGCGCTACGCGACCGAGGCCCGCGGCACGGCCCGCTGGCGCGCGGTCTGCCGCCGGGCCGGCGTCGGGGTGCAGGCCTTCGTCTCCAACAACGCCATGCCCTGCGGCTCCACCATCGGGCCGCTGACCGCCACCCGGCTGGGCATCGACGTCGTCGACGTCGGCATCCCGACCCTGTCCATGCACTCGGCGCGCGAGCTCACCGGGAGCCGCGACCCGCACGACCTCGCCCGCGCGCTGACCGCGTACTGGTCCGACTGA
- a CDS encoding DNA recombination protein RmuC — protein MNGLSVLLLLLALLAGLVAGVVGGMTVGRRLARSELDTADAHTSAALAAARAEVADAQAGAAQARTEAATARAEAASARAEIGQARADVAEAKAGVSDARSEAAAAQAEAATVAAEMAGAVAQRDAAVARAAEVAADREALLNHFKVVSAETLERQGKSADAVHETRMKATAELMAPVREQLGLLSTRLTEVEKERVAMSVDLRAQVQTVRQTGETLRRETSALVTALRKPQIRGSWGETQLKRVAEIAGMLDRCDFELQHTMSADDKTLRPDMRVNLAEGKHVFVDSKVPLSAFLEAAEAEDDAGRGEALVRYGRHVRTHVDQLSTKQYWKSGETPEFVVLFLPSEAFFAAALDQVPDLYDYAARRNVVLATPTTLIGLLRAVAYGWRQAALAESAAEVFRLGRELHERLGVMGSRLDKLGRALQGSVKAYNETVATVESRVLVQARRFSDLKVTEAELTGLTQLEATTRQIQAPELVEDATQVEPIIGRTSKRRGRGSTAMTPAIPEVDELVRPEPDLWELVADEAPADDEREARSS, from the coding sequence ATGAACGGGTTGTCGGTGCTCCTGCTGCTGCTGGCGCTGCTGGCCGGCCTCGTCGCCGGGGTGGTCGGCGGCATGACGGTCGGCCGTCGGCTGGCGCGCTCCGAGCTCGACACGGCCGACGCCCACACGTCGGCGGCCCTGGCCGCCGCCCGGGCCGAGGTGGCCGACGCCCAGGCCGGGGCCGCCCAGGCCCGGACCGAGGCGGCCACCGCGCGCGCGGAGGCCGCGAGCGCCCGTGCCGAGATCGGCCAGGCACGCGCCGACGTCGCCGAGGCCAAGGCCGGGGTGTCCGACGCCCGCAGCGAGGCCGCGGCCGCGCAGGCCGAGGCGGCGACCGTCGCCGCGGAGATGGCCGGTGCGGTCGCCCAGCGCGACGCCGCCGTCGCCCGGGCCGCCGAGGTGGCCGCCGACCGCGAGGCGCTGCTCAACCACTTCAAGGTCGTCTCCGCCGAGACCCTCGAGCGCCAGGGCAAGAGCGCCGACGCCGTCCACGAGACCCGGATGAAGGCGACCGCCGAGCTGATGGCGCCCGTGCGCGAGCAGCTCGGGCTGCTCAGCACCCGCCTCACCGAGGTCGAGAAGGAGCGGGTCGCGATGTCGGTCGACCTGCGCGCGCAGGTGCAGACCGTGCGGCAGACGGGCGAGACCCTGCGCCGCGAGACCTCCGCCCTGGTGACCGCGCTGCGCAAGCCGCAGATCCGCGGCTCGTGGGGCGAGACCCAGCTCAAGCGGGTCGCCGAGATCGCCGGGATGCTCGACCGCTGCGACTTCGAGCTCCAGCACACGATGTCGGCCGACGACAAGACGCTCCGCCCAGACATGCGGGTCAACCTCGCCGAGGGCAAGCACGTCTTCGTCGACTCCAAGGTGCCGCTGTCGGCCTTCCTCGAGGCGGCCGAGGCGGAGGACGACGCGGGTCGGGGCGAGGCGCTGGTCCGCTACGGCCGCCACGTGCGCACCCACGTCGACCAGCTCTCGACCAAGCAGTACTGGAAGAGCGGCGAGACGCCGGAGTTCGTGGTGCTCTTCCTGCCCAGCGAGGCGTTCTTCGCCGCGGCGCTCGACCAGGTCCCCGACCTGTACGACTACGCCGCCAGGCGCAACGTCGTCCTGGCGACGCCGACGACGCTCATCGGCCTGCTGCGCGCGGTCGCGTACGGCTGGCGCCAGGCCGCGCTGGCCGAGAGCGCCGCCGAGGTGTTCCGCCTCGGTCGCGAGCTGCACGAGCGCCTCGGCGTCATGGGCAGCCGCCTGGACAAGCTCGGCCGGGCGCTGCAGGGCTCGGTGAAGGCGTACAACGAGACGGTGGCCACGGTCGAGAGCCGGGTGCTCGTGCAGGCCCGACGCTTCTCCGACCTCAAGGTCACCGAGGCCGAGCTCACCGGGCTGACGCAGCTCGAGGCCACCACGCGCCAGATCCAGGCCCCCGAGCTCGTCGAGGACGCCACCCAGGTCGAGCCGATCATCGGGCGCACCAGCAAGCGGCGCGGTCGTGGCTCGACGGCGATGACGCCGGCCATCCCCGAGGTCGACGAGCTCGTCCGTCCCGAGCCCGACCTCTGGGAGCTCGTGGCCGACGAGGCCCCGGCGGACGACGAGCGGGAGGCGCGCTCGTCCTGA
- a CDS encoding 4-hydroxy-3-methylbut-2-enyl diphosphate reductase gives MAETPAASPSATLDLLPAAPAPAGEKQVVVAAPRGYCAGVDRAVITVEKALEAYGAPVYVRKQIVHNRHVVEDLAARGAVFVEELDEVPPGSTVVFSAHGVSPAVKAEAVERGLQAIDATCPLVTKVHHEARRFAREDREILLIGHAGHEEVEGTMGEAPERTTLVQSPADVDTLEVKDPSRLAWLSQTTLSVDETLETVGRLRERFPQLLDPPSDDICYATTNRQAAVKQIAAHSDLVIVVGSANSSNSVRLVEVALEAGAKAAHRVDNAGEVDLAWFDGVASVGVTSGASVPDNLVRGVLDLLVERGYPTAREEKLTEESLVFALPPELRRGLKRSVKGD, from the coding sequence ATGGCCGAGACCCCCGCAGCGAGCCCGAGCGCCACCCTCGACCTGCTGCCCGCCGCGCCGGCGCCCGCGGGGGAGAAGCAGGTCGTCGTCGCGGCACCCCGTGGCTACTGCGCGGGCGTCGACCGCGCCGTCATCACCGTGGAGAAGGCGCTCGAGGCGTACGGCGCCCCCGTCTACGTCCGCAAGCAGATCGTGCACAACCGGCACGTCGTCGAGGACCTCGCGGCGCGCGGGGCGGTGTTCGTCGAGGAGCTCGACGAGGTGCCCCCGGGCTCGACCGTGGTGTTCAGCGCCCACGGCGTCTCCCCGGCGGTCAAGGCCGAGGCGGTCGAGCGCGGCCTGCAGGCGATCGACGCGACTTGCCCGCTGGTGACCAAGGTCCACCACGAGGCGCGCCGCTTCGCCCGCGAGGACCGCGAGATCCTGCTCATCGGCCACGCCGGCCACGAGGAGGTCGAGGGGACGATGGGCGAGGCGCCCGAGCGCACCACCCTCGTGCAGTCCCCGGCCGACGTCGACACCCTCGAGGTGAAGGACCCCAGCCGCCTCGCGTGGCTGAGCCAGACCACGCTCAGCGTCGACGAGACGCTCGAGACCGTGGGCCGGCTCCGCGAGCGGTTCCCGCAGCTGCTCGACCCGCCCAGCGACGACATCTGCTACGCCACGACCAATCGTCAGGCGGCGGTCAAGCAGATCGCCGCGCACTCCGACCTGGTGATCGTCGTCGGCTCGGCGAACTCGTCCAACTCCGTACGTCTGGTCGAGGTCGCGCTCGAGGCGGGCGCCAAGGCTGCGCACCGCGTGGACAACGCCGGCGAGGTCGACCTCGCCTGGTTCGACGGCGTCGCCTCGGTCGGCGTGACCAGCGGCGCGTCGGTCCCGGACAACCTCGTCCGGGGTGTCCTCGACCTCCTGGTCGAGCGGGGCTACCCGACCGCCCGCGAGGAGAAGCTGACCGAGGAGTCCCTCGTCTTCGCCCTCCCGCCCGAGCTGCGCCGCGGTCTCAAGCGCAGCGTCAAGGGCGACTGA
- the xseA gene encoding exodeoxyribonuclease VII large subunit — translation MALESSPENPQPLRRVAHLVRGWIERLGPVWVEAQLIEVSRGRGRTIFLTLRDRLAEVSVSATVSPTTFDAAGPLTEGSTVVARLKPSYYEQSGRLTFACDALTPVGEGRLLARLEQTKRLLQAEGLFDAARKKRLPFLPRAVGLITGAGSAAERDVVENARRRWPGVQIEVRHALVQGAQAAEQVMAALDRLDALPEVEVIVVARGGGSLEDLLPFSDEGLVRAVFAARTPVVSAIGHESDNPILDLVADVRASTPTDAAKRVVPDVTEERQRIAAVGARLDHLVDALLARQSEALRALRSRPVLVDPTGSFTVHDRQVAEARGRALRAVSAMVERETVAVGHHLARVRAMSPKATLERGYAIVVGPEGHALTSVTDVDPGDDLLTYLADGQLTVEVRDVRPGRSAA, via the coding sequence GTGGCCCTCGAGTCGTCGCCGGAGAACCCGCAGCCGCTGCGGCGCGTGGCGCACCTCGTCCGCGGCTGGATCGAGCGGCTCGGGCCGGTCTGGGTCGAGGCCCAGCTCATCGAGGTGAGCCGGGGGCGTGGCCGCACGATCTTCCTCACCCTGCGCGACCGGCTCGCCGAGGTGTCGGTGTCGGCGACGGTCTCGCCGACGACCTTCGACGCCGCCGGTCCGCTCACCGAGGGCTCGACGGTCGTCGCGCGGCTCAAGCCGTCGTACTACGAGCAGTCCGGCCGCCTGACCTTCGCCTGCGACGCGCTGACGCCGGTCGGCGAGGGCCGGCTCCTCGCGCGCCTCGAGCAGACCAAGCGGCTGCTGCAGGCGGAGGGGCTCTTCGACGCCGCCCGCAAGAAGCGGTTGCCGTTCCTCCCCCGCGCCGTCGGGCTGATCACCGGCGCGGGCAGCGCCGCCGAGCGCGACGTCGTCGAGAACGCGCGGCGACGCTGGCCGGGCGTCCAGATCGAGGTCCGCCACGCCCTGGTCCAGGGCGCGCAGGCGGCCGAGCAGGTGATGGCCGCGCTCGACCGGCTCGACGCCCTGCCCGAGGTCGAGGTGATCGTCGTCGCGCGCGGTGGCGGTTCGCTGGAGGACCTGCTCCCCTTCTCCGACGAGGGGCTCGTCCGTGCCGTGTTCGCGGCCCGGACCCCGGTCGTGAGCGCCATCGGCCACGAGAGCGACAACCCGATCCTCGACCTGGTCGCCGACGTGCGCGCCTCGACCCCGACCGACGCGGCCAAGCGTGTGGTGCCCGACGTGACCGAGGAGCGCCAGCGCATCGCCGCGGTCGGCGCCCGGCTCGACCACCTCGTCGACGCCCTGCTGGCCCGCCAGTCCGAGGCCCTGCGTGCCCTCCGGTCCCGACCGGTGCTGGTCGACCCGACCGGCTCGTTCACGGTGCACGACCGGCAGGTCGCCGAGGCGCGCGGGCGCGCCCTGCGCGCGGTCAGCGCGATGGTCGAGCGCGAAACCGTGGCGGTCGGTCACCACCTCGCCCGCGTACGGGCGATGTCACCCAAGGCCACGCTGGAGCGCGGCTACGCCATCGTCGTCGGGCCGGAGGGCCACGCGCTCACCTCGGTGACCGACGTCGACCCCGGCGACGACCTGCTCACCTACCTCGCGGACGGGCAGCTGACCGTCGAGGTCCGAGACGTACGACCGGGACGGAGCGCAGCATGA
- a CDS encoding exodeoxyribonuclease VII small subunit, with the protein MSPAEQAGTQPELTYEQARDELLTVVQRLESGGVPLDESLRLWERGEELAAACQRWLDGARARVEAARRARTPDEAD; encoded by the coding sequence ATGAGCCCAGCCGAGCAGGCCGGCACGCAGCCGGAGCTGACCTACGAGCAGGCCCGCGACGAGCTGCTGACGGTGGTGCAGCGCCTGGAGTCCGGCGGCGTGCCGCTCGACGAGTCGCTGCGGCTGTGGGAGCGCGGCGAGGAGCTGGCCGCGGCCTGCCAGCGGTGGCTCGACGGGGCCCGCGCCCGGGTCGAGGCGGCGCGCCGAGCGCGCACGCCGGACGAGGCCGACTGA
- a CDS encoding DUF4245 domain-containing protein, producing MARAKKPATMGDLIRSLVVIIIPLVLVTLFFTRNLEDAPVTVVDWQPVAAQARAEAPFPVLAPVNVPPGWRATQATWVKVGEPYLNGDPSVRNLWKLGFLTTDDVFISLTQGDLKPDELVSDQTRKGLPDGQSTVGDQTWERLVSDDGRTRSLVQRSPQVTTIVSGDLPYEGLETYAGILSTSGS from the coding sequence GTGGCACGGGCGAAGAAACCAGCGACGATGGGCGACCTGATCAGGTCGCTCGTCGTCATCATCATCCCGCTCGTGCTGGTCACGCTCTTCTTCACGCGCAACCTCGAGGACGCCCCGGTGACGGTCGTCGACTGGCAGCCGGTCGCGGCGCAGGCGCGGGCCGAGGCGCCCTTCCCCGTGCTGGCCCCGGTCAACGTGCCGCCGGGGTGGCGGGCCACCCAGGCCACCTGGGTCAAGGTGGGCGAGCCCTACCTGAACGGCGACCCGTCGGTCCGCAACCTGTGGAAGCTCGGCTTCCTCACCACCGACGACGTCTTCATCTCCCTGACGCAGGGCGACCTCAAGCCCGACGAGCTGGTCAGCGACCAGACGCGCAAGGGCCTCCCCGACGGGCAGAGCACCGTGGGCGACCAGACGTGGGAGCGCCTGGTCAGCGACGACGGGCGTACGCGGTCGCTCGTCCAGCGCTCACCGCAGGTCACGACGATCGTCAGCGGCGACCTCCCCTACGAGGGCCTGGAGACCTACGCCGGGATCCTCTCGACCTCCGGCTCCTGA
- a CDS encoding polyamine aminopropyltransferase: MDEVVELGRAQGERGEVLLRRRGPEQGGVEELVVNGAFAMDSTETHSERELGRLAGGAPHVLVGGLGLGYTVAAVLDEADRLDADVRVDVVELEPALVVWASEARTRTLARAASDPRVRLHVGDVAGVLDVDGRQTQGSPGPHGPWDAVLLDVDNGPDFLIHAANHALYAEAGLRASYARLAPGGLLAVWCQAPSPPLLAALRNLHPSAAETLLEVRREGRTFTYAIETVRRPPA; encoded by the coding sequence GTGGACGAGGTCGTGGAACTGGGACGCGCCCAGGGCGAGCGCGGCGAGGTCCTGCTGCGCCGTCGTGGGCCAGAGCAGGGCGGGGTCGAGGAGCTCGTCGTCAACGGGGCCTTCGCGATGGACAGCACCGAGACCCACAGCGAGCGCGAGCTAGGGCGGCTCGCCGGCGGGGCACCGCACGTGCTGGTCGGCGGGCTCGGGCTGGGCTACACCGTCGCCGCCGTGCTGGACGAGGCCGACCGGCTCGATGCGGATGTCCGGGTGGACGTCGTCGAGCTGGAACCGGCCCTCGTCGTCTGGGCGAGCGAGGCGCGGACGCGGACGCTGGCGCGGGCGGCGAGCGATCCGCGGGTGAGGCTGCACGTCGGTGACGTTGCCGGCGTGCTTGACGTCGACGGCCGCCAGACCCAGGGCTCGCCGGGGCCGCACGGCCCCTGGGACGCGGTCCTGCTCGACGTCGACAACGGCCCCGACTTCCTCATCCACGCGGCCAACCACGCCCTCTACGCCGAGGCCGGGCTGCGCGCCTCGTACGCGCGCCTCGCCCCCGGCGGCCTGCTGGCGGTCTGGTGCCAGGCCCCGTCTCCCCCGCTGCTGGCCGCCCTGCGGAACCTCCACCCGTCGGCCGCCGAGACCCTGCTCGAGGTGCGGCGCGAGGGCCGGACGTTCACGTACGCGATCGAGACGGTGCGTCGTCCACCCGCCTGA
- a CDS encoding class II fumarate hydratase encodes MASAETSEFRIEHDTMGEVQVPRDALWKAQTQRAVENFPISGTPIEPALVAALGLIKGAAARTNARLGRLDQPRADAIAAAAAQVAEGAHDAEFPIDVFQTGSGTSSNMNANEVIASLASASLGDDVHPNDHVNASQSSNDVFPSAIHIATTQGLLQTLVPALEHLATSLEGKAAEFAEVVKSGRTHLMDATPVTLGQEFGGYAAQVRYGVERVQAVVPRVAELPLGGTAVGTGINMPRGFAAEVIGDIAGQTGLPLTEARNHFEAQGARDGLVEASGALKTIAVGLNKIANDIRWMGSGPRAGLGEIALPDLQPGSSIMPGKVNPVLCEAMTQVCAQVIGNDAAVTFSGAAGAFELNVMLPVMARNVLESIRLLANISTVFADRCVDGITANVEHCRFLAESSPSIVTPLNRYIGYEAAASVAKQALKESKTIREVVVERGFVTDGKLTEDQLDAALDVLSMTRPPA; translated from the coding sequence ATGGCCAGCGCTGAGACCAGTGAGTTCCGGATCGAGCACGACACGATGGGCGAGGTCCAGGTCCCGCGCGACGCGCTGTGGAAGGCCCAGACCCAGCGCGCGGTCGAGAACTTCCCGATCTCCGGCACCCCGATCGAGCCGGCGCTCGTCGCCGCGCTCGGCCTGATCAAGGGCGCGGCCGCGCGGACCAACGCCCGCCTCGGCCGCCTCGACCAGCCCCGGGCCGACGCCATCGCCGCGGCCGCGGCGCAGGTCGCCGAGGGCGCGCACGACGCCGAGTTCCCCATCGACGTCTTCCAGACCGGCTCGGGCACCTCGAGCAACATGAACGCCAACGAGGTCATCGCGAGCCTGGCCAGCGCGAGCCTCGGTGACGACGTCCACCCGAACGACCACGTCAACGCCTCGCAGTCGAGCAACGACGTCTTCCCGAGCGCGATCCACATCGCCACGACGCAGGGCCTGCTGCAGACGCTCGTCCCGGCGCTCGAGCACCTGGCGACCTCGCTGGAGGGCAAGGCGGCGGAGTTCGCCGAGGTCGTCAAGAGCGGCCGCACCCACCTCATGGACGCGACGCCGGTGACCCTCGGGCAGGAGTTCGGCGGGTACGCCGCGCAGGTCCGCTACGGCGTCGAGCGCGTGCAGGCGGTCGTGCCCCGCGTCGCCGAGCTCCCCCTCGGCGGGACCGCGGTCGGGACGGGCATCAACATGCCACGCGGCTTCGCGGCCGAGGTCATCGGCGACATCGCCGGGCAGACCGGGCTGCCGCTGACCGAGGCGCGCAACCACTTCGAGGCGCAGGGCGCGCGCGACGGGCTCGTCGAGGCCTCCGGCGCGCTCAAGACCATCGCGGTCGGGCTCAACAAGATCGCCAACGACATCCGCTGGATGGGCTCGGGCCCCCGCGCCGGCCTCGGCGAGATCGCCCTGCCCGACCTGCAGCCGGGCAGCTCGATCATGCCGGGCAAGGTCAACCCGGTCCTCTGCGAGGCGATGACCCAGGTCTGCGCGCAGGTGATCGGCAACGACGCGGCCGTGACCTTCTCCGGCGCGGCCGGCGCCTTCGAGCTCAACGTGATGCTCCCGGTCATGGCCCGCAACGTGCTCGAGTCGATCCGCCTGCTCGCCAACATCAGCACGGTCTTCGCCGACCGCTGCGTCGACGGGATCACGGCCAACGTGGAGCACTGCCGCTTCCTCGCCGAGTCGAGCCCCTCGATCGTCACGCCGCTCAACCGCTACATCGGCTACGAGGCGGCGGCGTCGGTCGCGAAGCAGGCGCTCAAGGAGTCGAAGACGATCCGCGAGGTCGTCGTCGAGCGCGGGTTCGTCACCGACGGCAAGCTCACCGAGGACCAGCTCGACGCGGCTCTCGACGTGCTGTCGATGACCCGCCCGCCCGCCTGA
- a CDS encoding sugar kinase gives MGEEPRPRSGVLTFGEALVGYASGQASLAAATAFTRFLGGADLNVAVGLGRLGVRATYATVLGEDAHGDFAAARLDELEVPALLRRAPGPTAVMFKAGAGTGDPEVLQFRHDTAFARGAGAVVPEVSDLLRRVAHVHLTGITLGVSAATREATLLLLDAARSAGCTVSFDPNLRLPLWPDRDEMRKVVNGVAARADVVLPGAAEARLLTGTDDPEEVMAFYCGRGAGEVAVKLGAEGAAGGSLGAEVVRSRRFPVRPVDSVGAGDGFAAGYLAGMLAGEGFQDRLDRAAAVGALVTTRAGDLDAMPSRAEVDALLRSR, from the coding sequence ATGGGTGAGGAACCGCGGCCGCGGAGCGGGGTGCTGACCTTCGGCGAGGCGCTGGTCGGCTACGCCTCCGGACAGGCGTCCCTCGCGGCGGCGACCGCGTTCACGCGGTTCCTGGGCGGCGCGGACCTGAACGTCGCCGTGGGGCTCGGGCGGCTCGGTGTCCGCGCGACGTACGCGACCGTGCTCGGCGAGGACGCGCACGGTGACTTCGCGGCCGCCCGCCTCGACGAGCTCGAGGTGCCGGCCCTGCTGCGGCGGGCTCCCGGCCCGACCGCCGTGATGTTCAAGGCCGGCGCCGGCACGGGCGACCCCGAGGTGCTGCAGTTCCGCCACGACACCGCCTTCGCGCGCGGCGCCGGCGCGGTCGTGCCCGAGGTGAGCGACCTGCTGCGGCGGGTCGCGCACGTGCACCTGACCGGCATCACGCTCGGCGTCTCCGCCGCGACCAGGGAGGCGACGCTGCTCCTGCTCGACGCGGCGCGGTCTGCCGGCTGCACCGTCTCCTTCGACCCCAACCTCCGGCTGCCCCTGTGGCCCGACCGCGACGAGATGCGCAAGGTGGTGAACGGCGTCGCGGCACGCGCCGACGTGGTGCTGCCGGGTGCGGCCGAGGCCCGGCTCCTGACGGGTACCGACGACCCCGAGGAGGTGATGGCCTTCTACTGCGGTCGCGGGGCGGGCGAGGTGGCGGTCAAGCTCGGTGCCGAGGGCGCCGCAGGAGGGTCGCTCGGAGCCGAGGTGGTCCGCTCGCGCCGCTTCCCGGTGCGCCCGGTCGACTCGGTCGGCGCCGGTGACGGGTTCGCGGCCGGGTACCTCGCCGGGATGCTCGCCGGCGAGGGGTTCCAGGACCGGCTCGACCGGGCGGCCGCCGTGGGCGCGCTGGTCACGACGCGGGCCGGCGACCTCGACGCCATGCCCTCGCGGGCCGAGGTCGACGCCCTGCTGCGGAGCCGCTGA
- a CDS encoding enolase C-terminal domain-like protein, whose protein sequence is MAEMKAAPEGFTIIKEGVGFHGFMSQNVAGFMLGDQRTGPRHPNRGPLTEKGLKHTVRCVEAMKDVLGDEVGLALDMGPGWTVSDAIRVMRAVEPLGILWGEDLLTGDYVPWVHADQYREVTVATTTPTHTGEQIYLRQNFQELVERKAVRVVGPDPMDVGGLAELKRVAELADLHGVQMAPHGVLDGVLGLAALVQVCATLPDNFIAFEYPVAEHPWWYEIVTGLPTPIVQDGFVAVGDAPGLGVTFDEDATRAYLRPEDQDFFD, encoded by the coding sequence ATGGCCGAGATGAAGGCGGCGCCCGAGGGCTTCACGATCATCAAGGAGGGCGTCGGCTTCCACGGCTTCATGAGCCAGAACGTCGCCGGCTTCATGCTCGGGGACCAGCGCACCGGACCCCGCCACCCCAACCGCGGCCCGCTGACCGAGAAGGGCCTGAAGCACACGGTCCGCTGCGTGGAGGCGATGAAGGACGTCCTCGGCGACGAGGTCGGCCTCGCCCTCGACATGGGTCCGGGCTGGACGGTGTCGGACGCGATCCGCGTCATGCGGGCCGTCGAGCCGCTGGGGATCCTCTGGGGCGAGGACCTGCTGACCGGCGACTACGTGCCGTGGGTGCACGCCGACCAGTACCGCGAGGTCACGGTCGCCACCACCACGCCGACGCACACGGGCGAGCAGATCTACCTGCGCCAGAACTTCCAGGAGCTCGTCGAGCGGAAAGCCGTGCGCGTCGTCGGGCCCGATCCGATGGACGTCGGCGGGCTCGCCGAGCTCAAGCGTGTCGCCGAGCTGGCCGACCTCCACGGCGTGCAGATGGCGCCGCACGGCGTGCTCGACGGGGTGCTCGGTCTCGCCGCGCTCGTCCAGGTCTGCGCGACCCTGCCCGACAACTTCATCGCCTTCGAGTACCCGGTCGCCGAGCACCCCTGGTGGTACGAGATCGTCACCGGGCTGCCGACGCCGATCGTGCAGGACGGGTTCGTGGCGGTCGGGGACGCGCCCGGGCTGGGCGTGACCTTCGACGAGGACGCGACCCGGGCCTACCTGCGGCCGGAGGACCAGGACTTCTTCGACTGA